In Zingiber officinale cultivar Zhangliang chromosome 6A, Zo_v1.1, whole genome shotgun sequence, a single genomic region encodes these proteins:
- the LOC121997096 gene encoding protein SHORT INTERNODES-like, producing the protein MAGFFLGGGGQPPRGGAGAGGGASEGGFFLYTGGGRGGGEYGAARGFELWQKEQHRQQFYSGAVGFSDDGAAQQPRVTRGGLVGGGMSCQDCGNQAKKDCVHLRCRTCCKSRGFPCPTHVKSTWVSAAKRRERQQQLVAAAAQADARQQRGASASSEGGAETFKRPREVSAAAAAAALATTTFGEPESFPAEVSAPAVFRCVRVSHVDEPDDAYAYHAAVSIGGHVFKGLLYDHGPAAEADPPEYLTGASISGAGDQTINTPPITTTGDRLLDPYPTPLSAFMAATQCFSNQHAP; encoded by the exons ATGGCAGGATTCTTCCTCGGAGGCGGCGGGCAACCACCGCGGGGGGGCGCAGGAGCTGGCGGCGGCGCGTCTGAGGGTGGATTCTTTCTTTACACCGGCGGAGGCCGCGGCGGCGGCGAGTACGGCGCTGCGCGCGGATTCGAGCTGTGGCAGAAGGAGCAGCATCGCCAGCAGTTTTACTCCGGTGCGGTAGGGTTCTCTGACGACGGGGCGGCGCAGCAGCCGCGGGTGACGCGTGGTGGCCTGGTGGGCGGCGGGATGAGCTGCCAGGACTGCGGTAACCAGGCGAAGAAGGACTGCGTCCACCTCCGGTGCCGCACCTGCTGCAAGAGCCGCGGCTTCCCCTGCCCCACCCACGTCAAGAGCACCTGGGTCTCCGCCGCGAAGCGTCGGGAGCGCCAGCAGCAGCTAGTCGCAGCCGCCGCACAGGCCGATGCCCGGCAGCAGCGCGGCGCCTCCGCTAGCAGCGAGGGCGGCGCGGAGACTTTCAAGCGGCCCCGCGAggtctccgccgccgccgccgccgccgccctgGCAACCACCACGTTCG GCGAGCCGGAGAGCTTCCCGGCGGAGGTGAGCGCGCCGGCGGTGTTCCGCTGCGTGCGGGTCAGCCACGTGGACGAACCCGACGACGCGTACGCCTACCATGCGGCGGTCAGCATCGGCGGTCACGTCTTCAAGGGCCTGCTCTACGACCACGGCCCCGCCGCCGAAGCTGACCCACCAGAGTACCTTACCGGCGCCTccatctccggcgccggcgatcAAACCATCAACACCCCTCCCATCACAACTACCGGCGACCGCCTTCTCGACCCCTACCCGACCCCGCTGAGCGCATTCATGGCCGCCACCCAATGCTTCTCCAATCAACACGCTCCTTGA
- the LOC121997098 gene encoding WASH complex subunit 3-like gives MGESFTIQLSSKLIDQIANGETKVKKRVKKPKPKIPVEPPLTEKNVKPAPTTTQTSSPMGGWPLPPVFISPPPPPPPISPTISELEAIRSVVQESEKTVEKLEKQEDKMIQELNQRAKDLRDKEFKLPYQNPTICTAERAACLSCYQEHAKDPLKCAQAVRNFADCVRQTRIQVSSVKK, from the coding sequence ATGGGGGAATCATTTACAATACAGTTAAGCTCAAAGTTAATCGACCAAATAGCTAATGGTGAAACCAAAGTCAAGAAAAGAGTCAAGAAACCGAAACCAAAGATCCCAGTAGAACCTCCACTGACTGAGAAGAATGTCAAGCCTGCTCCGACCACCACTCAGACAAGTAGCCCAATGGGGGGATGGCCCCTCCCCCCTGTGTTCAtatcaccaccaccacctcctcctccaatTTCACCTACAATCTCAGAACTAGAAGCTATCCGTTCTGTCGTCCAAGAGAGTGAGAAAACGGTAGAGAAACTGGAAAAACAGGAAGACAAGATGATTCAGGAGCTGAATCAGAGAGCAAAAGATCTCCGTGACAAGGAGTTCAAACTCCCCTACCAAAACCCTACCATCTGCACAGCTGAGAGAGCTGCTTGCCTGAGCTGCTACCAGGAACATGCCAAGGATCCTCTAAAATGTGCACAAGCGGTGAGAAACTTTGCAGATTGTGTGCGTCAGACTAGGATTCAGGTCAGTTCAGTTAAAAAATAA
- the LOC121997097 gene encoding pentatricopeptide repeat-containing protein At4g01400, mitochondrial-like: MVRPFMSSFNFLRRAFSAAPTASFGHPPMPSIGSPARIHRLIAAQADPLLAKEIFDVASSLRPDLPLRPSSLHSLILKLARGGHFSASSSLLRRLPSPSPALLSSLFLTFSRLGRPDLALYTFRRLVSSPSPSTPPRPKLFRRLLSALAAHPSSLPSALSLLKSSPSFGVPHSVRAHNVLIHAFARTGNVAVAYSLFNRLFALDLAPDTSTYRILMQALCRKSQVSTACNLLDDMLNKGYTPDALTYTTLLNSLCRKKRLREAYKLLCRMKVRGCNPDIVHYNTLIVGLCRQGRPLDACKVLEDMPDKGCFPNLVSYSTLIHGLCAQGQYDQGLAYLELMLSKELVPHFSVAHALVKGLCSVGKVEEACRVMEATLRHGVAPHVDTWDLVVAGVCDDDMEQLMDYIRKVANEEEWRKNTRIVQVGRGLNEYMVNKSSKSTRHGSQTK, from the coding sequence ATGGTTCGTCCATTTATGTCCTCTTTCAACTTCCTCCGCCGTGCCTTCTCCGCCGCACCCACCGCTTCCTTCGGCCATCCACCGATGCCCTCGATCGGATCACCGGCGAGGATCCACAGACTGATCGCTGCACAGGCGGATCCCCTACTCGCCAAGGAGATCTTCGACGTCGCCTCCTCCCTCCGGCCCGACCTCCCGCTCCGCCCATCCTCCCTCCACTCCCTCATCCTCAAGCTTGCCCGCGGCGGCCACTTTTCTGCCTCATCCTCCCTCCTCCGCCGCCTTCCTTCCCCCTCCCCCGCgctcctctcctccctcttcctcacaTTCTCCCGCCTCGGCCGCCCTGATCTCGCCCTCTACACCTTCCGCCGCCTCGTCTCCTCCCCCTCTCCCTCAACCCCTCCGCGTCCCAAGCTCTTCCGCCGCCTCCTCTCCGCCCTCGCTGCCCACCCGTCCTCACTCCCCTCCGCCCTCTCCCTCCTCAAATCCTCCCCTTCCTTCGGCGTCCCACACTCCGTCCGCGCCCACAATGTCCTCATCCACGCCTTCGCCCGCACCGGCAACGTCGCCGTCGCCTACTCCCTCTTCAACCGCCTCTTTGCCCTCGACCTCGCCCCCGATACCTCCACCTACCGGATCCTGATGCAGGCGCTGTGCCGGAAGAGCCAGGTCAGCACCGCCTGCAACCTGCTCGACGATATGCTCAACAAAGGCTACACCCCCGATGCCCTCACCTACACCACCCTCCTCAACAGCCTCTGCCGCAAGAAGCGCCTCCGTGAGGCCTACAAACTTCTCTGCCGTATGAAGGTCCGTGGCTGCAACCCCGACATCGTCCACTACAACACCCTCATCGTCGGTCTTTGTCGCCAAGGAAGACCACTCGACGCATGCAAGGTGCTCGAGGATATGCCTGACAAGGGATGCTTTCCGAATCTCGTATCCTATTCGACTCTGATCCACGGATTGTGCGCCCAGGGGCAGTACGATCAAGGCCTCGCATACTTGGAGCTCATGCTGAGCAAGGAGCTCGTGCCCCATTTCTCGGTGGCCCATGCTTTGGTCAAGGGGCTCTGCAGCGTGGGGAAGGTGGAGGAGGCTTGCAGGGTCATGGAAGCAACGCTGCGGCATGGAGTGGCTCCCCATGTGGATACATGGGACTTGGTCGTGGCTGGAGTTTGCGACGATGACATGGAGCAGCTGATGGATTATATCAGGAAGGTGGCGAATGAGGAAGAGtggaggaagaacacaaggatcGTTCAGGTTGGCCGCGGATTGAACGAATACATGGTCAACAAATCAAGCAAAAGTACTAGACACGGAAGTCAAACGAAATAG